A section of the Oreochromis niloticus isolate F11D_XX linkage group LG9, O_niloticus_UMD_NMBU, whole genome shotgun sequence genome encodes:
- the LOC102082832 gene encoding uncharacterized protein LOC102082832, which translates to MFTPEQETHIVNMVIANNAIRLREIQQRIIDNDAIFQNIHSASISALSRVLARHRIRMKQIYRVPFERNTERVKQLRYDYVQRVMELEADAMGHELLFVDEAGFNLSKTRRRGRNIIGHRAIINVPGQRGGNITMCAAISQNGVVHHHATIGPYNTAHIIAFLDTMHDMLTVQRPEQTRYVIIWDNVSFHRAALVRNWFTDHPSFMALNLPPYSPFLNPIEEFFSAWRWKVYDCHPHQQVALLQAMEEECGDIDQASCQVPWTGGYRMRCGRNFVAGPRKTT; encoded by the exons ATGTTCACTCCAGAGCAAGAGACCCATATAGTGAACATGGTGATTGCCAATAATGCAATAAGACTGcgtgaaatacagcagcgcataattgataatgacgccatctttcaaaatatacacagtgcaAGCATTTCTGCACTAAGTCGTGTACTTGCGCGCCACAGAATAAGAATGAAGCAAATTTACAGAGTTCCTTTCGAGAGAAACACAGAACGTGTAAAGCAACTGCGATATGACTATGTGCAG AGAGTGATGGAACTAGAAGCAGATGCAATGGGACATGAGCTACTTTTTGTGGATGAGGCCggttttaacctcagtaaaaccagGAGACGTGGCAGGAACATTATTGGACACCGTGCCATCATCAATGTCCCAGGACAACGTGGTGGTAACATAACCATGTGTGCAGCTATAAGCCAAAATggtgttgttcaccatcatgcaaCCATAGGCCCTtacaacactgcacacattattGCATTCCTGGACACCATGCATGACATGCTCACTGTTCAGAGACCAGAGCAGACCCGATATGTCATCATATGGGACAATGTTAGTTTCCATAGGGCTGCTTTGGTCCGCAACTGGTTTACAGACCACCCATCCTTCATGGCACTCAACCTCCCTCCATACTCTCCATTCTTAAATCCCATCGAGGAGTTCTTCTCTGCCTGGCGCTGGAAAGTGTATGACTGTCATCCTCATCAACAGGTAGCCCTTTTACAGGCAATGGAGGAGGAATGTGGAGATATTGACCAGGCATCATGTCAGGTGCCTTGGACTGGAGGATATCGCATGCGATGTGGACGAAATTTTGTGGCCGGACCCAGAAAGACGACATGA